The Fusobacterium perfoetens genomic interval TACACCACTGATTCTAGCTCCAAGATACATAAGTGAGAAATAAATTAATCCTAAACCGATTGCAGCAATAACTCCTGCTCCTGTTAAATATCCACTTTGTTCGTGAGAATCCTCTATTCCTTTTCCTTTTAGACCTTTAACAATAACAACTCCAAAAAGAACTGATGCTAAAGCGTCCATTGTTTGATACCCTTGAATAAATCCAAAGGCAAACATTCCACTTTCAACTTTATGAACTGGAGTTCCTAAATCTCCTGTTATACCTAATACTGTGATAGCAAGTAAAATTATTAAAATAATTGGTGTTAAAAATTTTCCAATAATATCAGTAATTTTAGATTCTTTTATAACTAGTAATAAAGTTACCGCAAAGAAAATAACTGAACTTACAACAGTCACTGTAAATTTATCCATATTTGATAATGCTGGTAAAACTCCCATTTCAATTGTTGTTGATCCATTTCTTGGAATAGCAAATAATGGTCCAATTACTAATACAAGTACGCTACAATAAGCGTTATTAAAAAATTTAGAAACCTTTGTTGAGAAATTTTCTAATTCTCCAACTTTCGTAAAAGCTAAAACTCCTAGTAAAGGAAGTCCAACTCCTGTAAGTAAAAATCCAAGTCCAGCTAAAAGCCAATTATCTCCCATATTAATTCCTACTGATGGTGGAAATATTAAGTTTCCAGCTC includes:
- the brnQ gene encoding branched-chain amino acid transport system II carrier protein, with the translated sequence MNKRKEVLVLGFALFAMFFGAGNLIFPPSVGINMGDNWLLAGLGFLLTGVGLPLLGVLAFTKVGELENFSTKVSKFFNNAYCSVLVLVIGPLFAIPRNGSTTIEMGVLPALSNMDKFTVTVVSSVIFFAVTLLLVIKESKITDIIGKFLTPIILIILLAITVLGITGDLGTPVHKVESGMFAFGFIQGYQTMDALASVLFGVVIVKGLKGKGIEDSHEQSGYLTGAGVIAAIGLGLIYFSLMYLGARISGVENSAATTASALYIAEATLGSIGKMAFGICVAAACLTTSVGLVALTSDWFSRITPFSYKTIAVATCVFSSVMAIGGVDFIIQLSVPVLCILYPITIVLILFNVFGLENELAYKAGVYITLLISIVETLGVTFKIGAFTNAVQLIPLGKDGFAWLVPCVIVTAVAFAFSRKATK